acacgagttcactggaactcAGTCTACAGGAAGCTTTTACTAGATAACATGACCATGGCCTCCGaatatgtatcaataatgtgAAAACTAAAAACATATAAGTTGGTACGTGATTTGAAATCATGCAGCGTTGATCTTGTGCTATTTTAGGTTTTTTgtatcatattaaaacaatagttagCTGTTAAATAAAATGATCTTTCTCAATTAACATCGCACACATACTAATACTGAATATTAAAACTCATGTTTATTTAGTGGCaatcataataattatcaaCCATACTTACTCCAAAAGAAGGATCAAGCAAGTGAATGAAGGTTACCAAATGTATgtcaatcaatatttttttctattttgtccGAAACAGAGAACAAAGCCGAGACAGGATGATAATTCGGATAATTGCTCTACTGTTCGTCGCACGAACATGTATGGCAggtaggtgttttttttattatttaaacgcTATAAATACTGTGTCATATAGCTTAAAGTGTTTCCCACCTAACGTTATTTAAATATAGGAACATTTGATTGaagttataacaaaaacaaattgttcaaacaaATGCCTTTCAGTGACGGTGAATATACATGGGGTGGTGACAAACTGTAGCCTGAACTGTGTGTGCTGTAAAGGAGGAAGGAACAAGTGTTATTCTGATTACCGTTGTTCGGAAGGGTGTGTTGATACCATATATGGTCACAGATGCCACAACGCTTGTAAGGGAAACTGTTATACATGCGAACAAAATCACGGAACACAATGTTACACCTGCAAGGCTGAATTTTATGATATAGCCAATTTGTGTAACGAGAGATGCTCAGTTGGGTGTGATGATGGAACATGTGATGATAACGGAAATTGTAGTCCATGTACAGCAACTTTTGCTGGAAATAAATGTGACACTTGCAAGCGGGGGTTTACTGGATCCTCTTGTACCGAATGCACTACTGGTTATTATGGAATCGACTGTAAACAATGTCCTAGCGGATGTAGAAATGAAAATTGTATGACTGATGGAACATGCTACCAATGCATTGATAAACTTTATGGGACTAACTGTAACAAGACTTGTTCTGAGGGTTGCAGAGGTGGGGCTTGCAATCAAGATGGTTCGTGTATCTGCAAAGAACATTTTACTGGTACAAAATGTGAAACTTGTAAAGAAGGGAAATACGGAAACGATTGTCAGCATACATGTAGTGTTGGTTGTGTAACATCGACATGTGACCGTAACACCGGGTCCTGTGCTTGTCGACCTAATTTTACCGGCGCTACATGCGAGCAATGCAATGAAGACACTTACGGACAATCATGTGATTTACATTGCtcggataaatgcagatatcGGAAATGCGAGAAAGGTGATGGAGCATGCACATTTGGTTGCGTGGCTGGTTATTCGGGTAGAAATTGTACGATCTTGTGTGACTCTAGTTGCGCGACATGTGATCTGTCTAATAAATCAATTtgtatttcttgttttcaagGATATACTGGATCTTCATGCAGTTGCCCCCCTAATTGTCAATGTAGTGAAAAGAGTGATAAATGCAGTCTTTGTAATGATATGTGGAAAAGTCCTGATTATCAATGCAAATGCCATGCGAAGTATTGCCATGTTATTGGTTGCAACGAATGTCTTAACAATACATTCTTTGTTGACAGCCTATTTTCTGCATGTTGTGAGTGTCCTGCAAATTGTAAAGGTGGTTCTTGCACGACAGGACCCCAATGTACAGATGGATGTAAAGATGGGTTTTATGGCATGAGCTGCTCCCTAAGATGTACATCGTTGGATGTTAAATGTGCTAAATGTAATCAGACGTTTGGAAAGTGTTTGATATGTAACGACGGCTTTTATCCACATGCAAATGGAAGTTGTATTAGTTGCAATAGCAACTGTAGGAATATGCAGTGTCACCAACAGTCCGGAATATGTGAGGCATGTTCTGATAACACCTACTATGGTTGGTATTGTAACCAATCATGCAGCTCCTCATGCTTTGAAAGCAAGTGTGATCAAAACACAGGTCATTGTTCTTTTGGATGCAAAGGCGGTTTCTTCGGGGaacaatgtcaaacaaaatgcCCTAAAGCTTGTAGGACAAGTGGTACAGAAACGAGATGTAATGGCGATGGACACTGTCAATTTGGCTGCGTCGATGGCTACGAAGGAGAGGAGTGCACAAGTAAGAATATGATTATTATACAATGAAACAAGCTTCCAAACTaatataaatacacaataaCTGATTGTTGACATATATAccattatgtttatattagggatggaaaccggataccaaatcggtatccggatattcgtatcaagtattcgaatactatccggatactcgtatcaaattgttttcataataagtaaatttcctattatatgtcaccaacctgttatttgacataattgtccacttaatttataaatcgtcatatggcaatttcactttttcattcattctttctcagtcttaataatttataatgttataatcaaagctaaacaactcattttacgtcataaaactcatgatgaataccacataaatacctcgcgaatttgatagtcacttcggccgaggtggttgcttggttactgccacgtgctttcgagtttgttgatttatcagcaggtttcatgttaaatgacgctttgattatttgatagtcgattgtaattttgtttcattacattgtttgatttaatgcaatacctacaatttctgcggtgttttgtaatgaaggatataattgcggaaaagataagaagacaaaaagacaatctgatttttctttatttacatgcgtgtacttttttatttatcaataaactaaacatggattaatgatcaatccgtttaatatcaactagtgccaattagtgtcaattaagcacatctgagatcataaaacaacacttgtcattgtaaacaaggtcatagaacttcacagggtgctgcacaaggacacaatatcacgctttgtgcaaacacccaattagtccttagcagacgatttgtgacacatacccgcttcgcgacagacactgttgatcacctgaaatatttcatctgaaaagttttataacaattgctttGTCTCTGCTaggctatttcattgaaattttaattcttaacgaatattcgaatacccattttggtatccgaatacttgcgtgatatccggatatccggatactcgaatattcgcttccatccctagtttatattgaaattagaTCAAGTAAATCatgcaattattaaaaaataagtatgagcCTTACCAAGTTCATTTTAGGGCCGATTTGTAGTTCGTATGATGTAGTAAGATCATCAAACATACATATTTCTTGAAAAGATGAAACAGCCGGATCATTAGTAGGAGCTATTGCGGGCGGTGTGAGTGGTGGCGTTGTAGTCATTGTTGCCGTCGCTGTTGCATTTTTCTTCTTTCGACGAAGGTATATAATATTAGTTATACAATGTTTGTATTCCAgctttgtttattatgtgtattatGTAAATGTGACGGGGAACAATCATTTGGCGATACCGtgcaatttgaaaaataaggtatttaattcgattaaaataacatatgatcagattgttttgatataaaaagcTCTAACTGACTACATTTTTACGTTATGTGCTTTACTTTTATTAGAACAACTCGTCTACCTGCGTCGAGCCAAATCAAGGAAAATGGTAATACAACATTCCAGGCTAACATTACGGacgaaaagaaaaaagaaagtaaGTCCATACTAAATTTGCCGGTTAGGTTAGGGTATCTTTAATACGAACATCTTTGTAATATCTCAAGAAATTACAATCAACTTTCCGTAACATTAtcgaaaatatattaaaaagctAAGGCATCATCTTGATTATACAATTCGAGTTTAAAGTGATTAGACACCAAAGATACAACTGCAAAAAGAAGAAAtgaacattgttaaaaaaacttacatcaacttgatatcgttgtgtacaacgcagtGAATCTTACGTattgatgtatcacatcgcttataACCCATGTAACTTTCGtgcagtttttgcgtaaatttcTAATTCGAAATTCACTGAAATTGTATTCCACGCAAATACCATTAAATTTAGAACTAGCGTCGGTATAGCTATCTTTACTAAGTACGTGACTTTTACAGACTAAATATTCACCATATTAACTGGGAAATTAATATGCGATAATTCTAAACtgagctgagacagcgacaaaatattattttaatcatgtaaagtgatcTATTACCGTCCTCATATTAGCTCAAATTGACTATGCTTGGCTTGTTTTCATGAAATACTGCATTTGCCGATGTTGGGACTATCTGTCTTgtccttttaatgaaaaaatatatttttgtatctaTCTTGAAATACTTGTTTTCATCAGCACAATATCGGACATACTATAACGAAGGACAAATTAAGAGAGAATCCGCAAACCCAAACCCAAAGAGTCCCCGGCCACCAGCAAACAAACCCACTTCTGTAAAGCAGCAAGTATCTACACATGAGGAAACTGCATTTGAAAACGAGATTGACCTTGAGAAAGGTAAGCTTTACAACGGATTTTGTAAGATATTAGTTTCAGTCAGAGAGTTGGTCTAAATTGTACACTCTGTCGACAAATCTAAAGACAGTTACGTTAGTCGGTCATTTGTTTGACTTCGATTTAAAGTTAGCActgtaattgtttaattatgatgTGACATAgtctttatatttacattttaattagtTCATTGTGTAATGTAGATGACGAGAGGAATGGGGCTCTTGAGAATTCTTCAAGAGGTGATCAGACGTACTACAATGAACTTGGATCATCGACTAATAAGTCAAAAGTACACATTAATCAACTCGTCAAGTATGTGGACGGAAAGACACATGATGCGTTTAGTGCTGAGTTTGAGGTAAATGTTATGATCGATCGTATAACATGGTTATTAGTAGAATGTATAAGAATGACATTGACGTACCTATAATTCTAAAGGTATATTCTTGAAAATACGAAATAAGTTTTAGAAAGTGCTATACAGGAACATTTTAAGAGTTATACTATAGTTTAATTTCCCGAAAACTTTAATTTAAgtcattataatttttatactccttatttgttttaattacaaatgTGTGAGTTCATTTTACCCGTTAACAGAAATTTTCTCGCGGTCTTGTGAAGCCGTATGTGGAATCGCAGAAGAGAGAGAACATGAGTAAGAATCGGTACAACGGCATTTATCCATGTAAGTGATGATCATTGTTATTGCATATTGTATGTGTCAAGTTTGATTTTAGTACAAATTAGTAGCGATTCAGGACGTTATGACCTTTGATAATAAGGAAATGAAACTGAAAAGGTAGTTACATTTGTATCTTTAGAGTTCCCAAAAAAGGAAATGTTagtcttaatatatatatttgacttaTGTGTTGTTTTCTACCCTTTAGACGATGATTCAAGGGTCAGAGTCACGGGCAGTGGTGGATCAGACTACATAAATGCCAGCTTTATCGACGTATGTAGCTATGCCGTAccataaatacattgtaattgAATGAGCTCGTCTGATTGTTGAAGGAAAATAGCCTTGGCTATAACTCAACCACCGTTCACGATATTAAAATgcaacttggtacacatgataCAATTGACAACCAGCATAGAAAGGGCTTTATTAATTATGGACGTATGGCTCTTATTCGACCTGAAAAAACCCCATCTAAGATAAGCATTTGTAAATCtatcaaatatgtaaaacattaactATCTTCTCCGTGGTTTTATTGGCATGCTACCTAGcctttgttattaaaaaaatggtattttttaacatttgtactAGTAGTTTTTTTCTACAAGTTTGTCCTATTATAGTGTTATTATTTCTAACCGATGAGAAGAGAAGGGCAAAGTGATTTTAAATACTTCGCTATAATAATACCTTTTTCAGGGTTTTAAGAAGCCGAAACAGTATATCGCAACATTAGGTAAGAAGGAAAACTGTCATGTGATAGCCATATCTTAAAATGATGTGTCATTATACGCatagtttgtaaaaaaagagaGCAGAAAGTAgtaaataaatgtcattatttaaataaataaaagtaagtAATGATAATAGTGTTAACATGATGCAAATGggcataaatattattttcgacACGACgtattgaaaacattgaattcATCAGAAAGA
This genomic stretch from Mya arenaria isolate MELC-2E11 chromosome 10, ASM2691426v1 harbors:
- the LOC128204715 gene encoding protein draper-like, yielding MQYKTEQSRDRMIIRIIALLFVARTCMAVTVNIHGVVTNCSLNCVCCKGGRNKCYSDYRCSEGCVDTIYGHRCHNACKGNCYTCEQNHGTQCYTCKAEFYDIANLCNERCSVGCDDGTCDDNGNCSPCTATFAGNKCDTCKRGFTGSSCTECTTGYYGIDCKQCPSGCRNENCMTDGTCYQCIDKLYGTNCNKTCSEGCRGGACNQDGSCICKEHFTGTKCETCKEGKYGNDCQHTCSVGCVTSTCDRNTGSCACRPNFTGATCEQCNEDTYGQSCDLHCSDKCRYRKCEKGDGACTFGCVAGYSAYFLHVVSVLQIVKVVLARQDPNVQMDVKMGFMA